The sequence actctgatAAGGTTTCCTGTGCTAATGTTAGTGACTTGCATTATTCCTATTGGCTGAAAGTGTACTCAGTGCAAGACCATGATGCTTATGAATACACACCACAATCATTGAAAAGGTGCTTAAGTACACAGAACTTATGTTTGTTACTGGTAACCAAGTCTTTCATAGCAGTTAATCATGTCTGCAGTGGAATTTACCAGTCAACCTCCTCTCTAAAAGCACTGTTTGCCTCAAGCAACTCATGACGTCAGACATCCTTTGTTCACTGTTAACTTTGGGCAGTACACAAAGTTTACTCTGATCATAGACCTTTATTACTGAGCTATTTTGGTACCTATTCATGATCAGAGGTATTGCATTTCAAGGTTTCTGTGCAAATCGGTCTACCTACATGAATCAACAATGTACTGATCTATTGTTTCCTAACCATTCACCAATGTTGATTTACAAAATATTGTATTGTAAGTCTCACCTGTCTTCTCTCCTCTGCTCTTCTCATCTTTTCTTCCAGCTCTTCCTTCGtaagcttcttcttcttcctccttctcTCCAGTTTGGCCAGACGAGGCGGTGGCAGTTGGTTGACTGGCGGCAACTTGTTCCCCGGTCCCAGCTGGACCTCAAAAGCCAGCGACCTGCCGCCACCGCTGGTCTTTGGCCGTACCAGACCTTCCTGTTGGAGCTGCCGCAGGATGTCCTCGGATCTCTGTTTTCCACTGCGTGTTCTGGAAATGGCTTGCCCAGCCAACTCAAAATCTGCAGAAAACAAGAAGCGGATGGGAGAGGTTAATTATGTAATGAAAAATTAATTTTCAATACCAGAATATCTGTGTGGTTGTATACTGTCAAGAGCCTTCTagttaatttttttgttggcaCAAGAACCAACTTGCCTAAGTGGTGTGTACTAGACTATTTCTAACTAACAATGTCTAATTGAAGTATGTGATTTTAGGCAAACAGGATGCATGGTAGTGATTTGACGTACATGGAAGCTAACATACACATTCTCTTTGACAAAAGTTACAAAGGTCACCTGTTGCTAtagaaaaggaaaaacaaaaacaagtgttCACTGGCATGTTCTCACAATGAATttttttgatttttattttttgttgaagATGACATTTCTTCCATCCTTGTCATTTGGCAGTCATCTCCACAACGTTTGATTGGATTCTAGGTGTCAGCCTAAGCCAGGGTATGTTTACTTTTGTCTCTGTTAGAAACCACAAACTATCACAAACAATGGGCAAGGGAACAGGATAAAAGTAGATTCACAATCCCAGCGccaaaaggttttaaatccaGAACCGTAATCCTATGTCCCACACACTGTTGTGACAAAACCTGGCCCCACGTAGCAACGTGTAAAGCTTTCGAGGACAACCAGCTAAACACTAAACAATAGGACAATGGGCCCCTCCCCCACACAGCGGGAGTGCGAAGTACTCAGGTAAGGAAAACCTAAGCACGACCACGTCCAACTCCTGAAGGGTGTAAGGAATTTGGGGAAAACGAGATAAGAGGTGTGAAAATCTAATCAAGGTTGAGGTCTGATTAAATTTTGAGGTCATCAGTGCCATTGTAAAGAAGATAATTGGTAACAAAATACGACTTGTGTAAAGTAACCGAACCGGTGTTCTTTTCAATAGTCACTTGAGAAGGGCGTCCTTTTGAAGCAGGTCTTTTGGGTTTGCATGGCTTGACCAGAACTTGCAAAAATTAGTATGGGGGTCGAGGAAGCCATATGATATAGGACGTTCTGCTGAGAAAATGCAACTAACTGGTCAGGCCCATATCAAAACATCCTGTTGTTTTGCATGCCATTTCCTGGTCTAACAAGTATTTGACGTCATTCGTAACCACCCGGGAAATAAATGCAGGTGTGATAAACTTAAAGTTTGcttagagagagaaaaaaagaatctgTCGAAATGAGATTGGTTTGCATGTACAGGATTCAAAACCCCTTGATTTGATGTTACTTCACTGACATGTTCACACATTTGCGTGGAAACTGAGAGATGTGTATTGAATACACACAACTTACCTGGAGTTTTTGgtcgtctgtctgtctctaCTTGTCGCACATCATTTGGGTCGGAATCTTCCGTGATAACTTTGGCGTAGTCTTCTCCCAACCCGCTGTCACCGGATTTGTTGGACGATTTAGAAGTCGCAGACGACACGAGTCTATTTTCTCTGTCAGAGGAGCTAGAGTCCAGGCTTCCGATGGACGATGTCGATCCTGATAGTCTCTTCACCGCCGACTTTCCGCCGGAACTTTTCCTGCTCTTTCGACTCTTGGAAGATCCTTCTCTGACGTCTTTGGCGTTCGCCTTCATCTGAGTCGAGTCCCAGGCTTGACTTGCCGGCACGACTTGGGTGGCTTTTGAGCTTCCACAACCCATACTGTGTGAGCTCTGTGATCGAGTGGTGTAGAATAGTAGTCAGGAAATTTTCGTGAAGGGTCAACTCCTCAGCTCAGCTCCGAAACTACGTCGCTGACACTTTGCCACCTTCCCCCAGTAACTCAGCAAAACTGGCCGGAGTCGTCGCAGGTATAGCAATACACCTCCAGATCCAAATCAGCGTCTTCTCCCAGCCCTTTCTCCACTCGCCTGTCCCTTCTCAGCACGTACAAGCTTCCCTAGACTAGACTGCCCCCTTGAAACAGGAGCCCGGGTTTTGTTCCGGCGGCATTGCTTACCATAGCAACCGGCCTCGACCAATCAGAGGCAGACAACCTGTTGATACGTCGCCATGGCAGAGTGCCAAATTGAACGCATCAAACTGCTAGTAAAATGTTTGAGCATGTTAGTAGCCCTATAACAATAAGTGAAGTATTCACATGGAtacaaaattattttcaaatattAATCTCATGGTCCTGTGGTACATTTTTATTGGGATTGGATCGCGATCACAAATAAATCGACATTATGATCTACGACTCATTGTCGAGCTCTGAAATATAAACAAAACGTTCGATTGGTTACGACGGATTACGAACGCTCCCGAGGATTGACGTCAGAAGCCGATGTTTTGTCAACGCTGTCCTGGTCTCCCCGAGCGTCTCCGATGTTTCCCGATTGTGTTTGCTTATTTTGGTTACCTGTTACTAAGTACACCAATAGGTCAGTAGGCCGGTGGTAGGAATTCACCACAGGTACGGTGTATGGTGGGGAAACAAGACCGAGCCGGATGGACGCGAAATGTTCTCAAATTGAAGTGACAGCCTGCTTGCGTTTGGGATCAGTTTGCTGCTCAAAGCACAAGACCCCAGGCAGGAAAGGGGATGAAATACGTTCGGTAGATACAGTGGCCATGGGTTATCcttgaggtcttcatttgcttcGATGTATTTGTCCCACTATTTACAATTGTTCTCTGAGACTTATATTAGATAGATCTGCTTTTCGCGCAGCCTAAGAGTTGGGGTGACAACATATAACACATATTTgtggtctgaaaatagcaaaCAAGATtccgtaggacacaaacctccgtgaagtaattttGGTGTTTGTTGTGTGGGCTTAAGCGTCAAATTGATACCCTCTGACACTCTGTGTCGACAGCCGGCGTGCCAACTTTCAGGCAAATCCACCAAAGGGATCTTCATTTGTAGACGTGAAACTATGAAAAAAACTCTAGTAACGAATATctaataaattatgtaaatgaggccctaaCCTGAATAGTTTATATCTAATAATGTTCAAAtttacttccaaatgccgcatGAATGAAATTTTACCATCTTTTACCACTACGTAACCATGcgaatttatgcaaattagatcctcaattgcataattgatatctatcgataaccttctctttctcagttacatatgtcacaagtttgagaatcatgtcatgaaatgcagtggatttataaacttcctccttgattatgtaaattagctcTTGATTCGTCTAAATCattactcaagctatctacatacaaaaacGCATGTCTATCCGTCAACCCCAACCCCGTCTTGgtttattctctttcaaagtcgcTCTTAAACAAAATTGgtaaaacacaaccttcttggcaaaggtaacaaaaatTTCTTTAAAAGCCGTTTGTCACTTATATACAGCCACAGGTAGCTGTTTATCATAAGCTAAGCTGTAACCAAGTCAGTCTAGCAAGCCTGACCCGGCACCTGCTTAGAGGTCAGATTAATGCACATGTGTCGCCTACGGTACGACGTCTGTTTGGAGAGCGAAAAAAAAGTGACACCACCCACATGTACAGCAACAAAATTCCATATACTTTTCGAAAGCATCTCTGTGTTAAATTACTTTTTGATGGACGGTAATACTCACGTGTTAGAGCGTACCTAATACTTGAACACCGCATGGCTTGTCCCGCCACCACAAAATAGGGCGTAATCTTCTCATCTCTCCTAACCAGAGCCCTCGGATTAGTCCCTCAGACTCCAAACAGCAGACAAACTATCATTCCACTATCTCTTATTCTCTCTATAGTTTTTCCTACCATAGCTACCCCTAAACTGCCCAGATTTAACAAAAGATCCCACcaagaaaaaatgtcaatggtttaaaacattgttttcattTGGCGTTAACTGCTGAGTCCCCCTCAAGCGTTTaatcatggtactgaaatgccgACTAGTGATCTGTGACGGTATTGCAAGAAATTTTAGACAGTTCCAAGGGTGCACTAGGTAgcacttcagtaccatgattGCATTGTATTGAAGAAAAGTATTGCATTCATGATAAATTATTCAGAAACCAGACTTAGTCATAAGGAGACTGGACAATGCTAATCTTTAATCTAAAAGAATGTTACAAATTTGCTTAAACATACAAAGTATTAGTAAGAACTTGAACTTTTTGTTGCTTGCCAACTCCTTTCTTAATAAATGGTTAAAGCTAGTGTATCATCTTAGGTATGAAAAGTTAGTCCAGATCTAAGATACATTCAAGAAGATTACAATTAAGTCTTCAATAACTGGAAATCCACATTTTGGTATCCTCCTGCACAGGGCTATCCCATGGGACACACAAATGCCTTGTAAATGCCTTTATGCTTAGGTTATGCTTATTCAGCCTCAAATTCTTACTCTATGCTGTTGCATGTCTGCCATATTGGATTTTCGTATTTTGGGCCCTGATTGTGTGTGCCAAATGTTGAGCTTGTCTTATttcatagatatatatagaatatcCATAATCAAGACGCTGTAAAAGTAATCTGATACTGAGTTAGCAGGGTTGATTCAAGGCATTCATGTATTTGTCCCACTTAGGAGGATGCATTTTGGCTGTTGAAATGCTTCATCATAACTTGTACTGTTATTctcctctactctactctactgaaCTCTATCATGTAATCATAACTTAAATCTACTTGTAACGAAATCTATGCAAAGAACTGCCAATGTAACATCATTAGGATACATATATAGTGAACCTAAGCTTTTCATGATGATTCAATGCATTTCTATCCTTGTGTCATAAAAATCTATAACTCTGCTAACTCAAGTAATATGCAAc comes from Branchiostoma lanceolatum isolate klBraLanc5 chromosome 2, klBraLanc5.hap2, whole genome shotgun sequence and encodes:
- the LOC136428042 gene encoding uncharacterized protein; the encoded protein is MGCGSSKATQVVPASQAWDSTQMKANAKDVREGSSKSRKSRKSSGGKSAVKRLSGSTSSIGSLDSSSSDRENRLVSSATSKSSNKSGDSGLGEDYAKVITEDSDPNDVRQVETDRRPKTPDFELAGQAISRTRSGKQRSEDILRQLQQEGLVRPKTSGGGRSLAFEVQLGPGNKLPPVNQLPPPRLAKLERRRKKKKLTKEELEEKMRRAEERRQKKEQEVREKAIQTRIKESTHDPMAVFAEQQKELAEKVEEKVNEAEKKREAHLKALRDRLRQKEEHAKKVREAKLKALENPPQDMEIKEDVAATS